One Drechmeria coniospora strain ARSEF 6962 chromosome 01, whole genome shotgun sequence genomic region harbors:
- a CDS encoding pyrroline-5-carboxylate reductase has protein sequence MLSQQGPLSSDLTMAVLGCGTMGIAILNGVLTSLSEINGPKPLQTPSSGTSTPSEELPPALPSRFIACVRSAESAKRVKAALWEHSSIVKVVQNENLSAVEQSQVVLLACKPYMINDVLGQAGMAKALHGKLLISVCAGITTDHMEMALHGKIPTEDPGKDGRCRVVRAMCNTAALIRESMTVVGINNPPLPSQTKSLVTWIFKRIGDVVYLPAHTMDASTALCGSGPAMFALMLEAAIDGAVAMGLPRAEAQRMAVQAMRGTTGLVQSGEHPAILREKVSTPGGCTIGGLLVLEEGKVRGTIARAMREATCVASQLGEGVKNVNGTRH, from the exons ATGCTCTCCCAGCAAGGCCCCCTGTCTTCGGACCTCACCATGGCCGTTCTTGGCTGCG GTACCATgggcatcgccatcctcaACGGCGTCCTCACGTCCCTGTCGGAGATAAATGGCCCCAAGCCTCTGCAGACCCCCTCCTCCGGCACATCAACGCCCTCGGAGGAACTTCCTCCAGCCTTGCCGTCTCGGTTCATCGCTTGTGTGCGTAGCGCCGAGAGCGCCAAGAGAGTCAAGGCAGCGCTGTGGGAGCACTCATCTATCGTCAAGGTGGTCCAAAACGAGAACCTGTCTGCCGTCGAGCAGTCCCAGGTCGTCCTCCTGGCCTGCAAGCCCTACATGATCaacgacgtcctcggccaagCCGGCATGGCGAAGGCACTGCACGGCAAGCTGCTCATCAGCGTCTGCGCCGGCATCACGACCGACCACATGGAGATGGCTCTCCACGGCAAAATCCCCACCGAGGACCCGGGCAAGGACGGCCGCTGCAGGGTTGTCCGCGCCATGTGCAACACGGCTGCTCTCATCCGCGAGTCCatgaccgtcgtcggcatcaacAACCCCCCGCTGCCTTCGCAAACCAAGTCGTTGGTTACGTGGATCTTCAAGCGCATCGGCGATGTCGTCTACCTCCCCGCACACACCATGGACGCTTCCACGGCCCTGTGCGGATCCGGCCCTGCCATGTTTGCCCTCATGCTCGAggctgccatcgacggcgccgtaGCAATGGGTCTTCCCCGTGCCGAAGCGCAGAGGATGGCCGTCCAGGCCATGAGGGGAACGACGGGTCTAGTTCAGTCTGGCGAACACCCGGCTATCCTGAGGGAAAAGGTCTCCACACCCGGCGGCTGCACCATTGGCGGGCTGCTGGTGCTCGAGGAAGGGAAGGTTCGCGGCACCATTGCCAGAGCGATGCGCGAGGCCACCTGTGTTGCCAGCCAGCTTGGTGAGGGCGTCAAGAACGTCAATGGCACTAGACATTGA
- a CDS encoding CTD kinase subunit gamma, with product MADPFEVRMRFSSQLQHLNASVNSAQKAAQYALKYRDMDEDLHSCILEQVERNNMNTRANIMYFIEHFLDLAKDGHTDYIRMMQRDIIRVVDAVAPDDGSGAANVKVVRKVLQGLRAKGHLESQAVSQIEDVLKERETNDDDLVTTSPANDVGMLDRPPSRTAAKKPGAHRLDKRQVEQRIEEDRERHKRERENIWAVPKGDDAEMNKLWEETSDFGEDDERLVAEEEEDFEKEMAMQQCPHKQTTNGDRH from the exons ATGGCGGACCCGTTCGAGGTCCGCATGCGCTTCAGCTCGCAACTGCAACATCTCAACGCCTCGGTGAATTCTGCACAGAAAGCAGCGCAGTATGCGCTAAAGTACAGagacatggacgaggaccTGCACTCTTGCATCCTCGAGCAAGTGGAACGA AACAATATGAACACTCGGGCGAACATCATGTATTTCATCGAGCACTTTCTTGACCTTGCCAAGGATGGCCACACAGACTACATCCGCATGATGCAACGCGACATCATCCGAGTCGTTGACGCTGTTGCTCCCGATGATGGCTCCGGTGCGGCCAACGTCAAGGTCGTTCGCAAA GTCCTCCAAGGCCTCCGGGCAAAGGGCCATCTGGAATCCCAGGCCGTTAGCCAGATCGAAGATGTGTTGAAAGAGCGGGAaaccaacgacgacgacctcgtcacGACATCTCCCGCGAATGATGTTGGCATGTTGGATAGACCTCCGTcacggacggcggcgaaaaAACCTGGTGCCCACCGGCTGGACAAGCGACAGGTTGAGCAACGCATCGAGGAGGACCGGGAGCGCCACAAACGAGAGAGGGAAAACATCTGGGCAGTCCCCAAGGGCGATGACGCGGAGATGAACAAGCTTTGGGAGGAGACGAGCGACtttggcgaggacgacgagcgtcTCGTGGCggaagaagaggaagatTTCGAAAAAGAAATGGCGATGCAGCAATGCCCCCACAAGCAAACGACCAACGGGGATCGACATTGA
- a CDS encoding 54S ribosomal protein L12 — MAMSCRYAARSCARQLRSAKLARAPSQMARVAATPRRFNSTEADGATNPKIAQIVDQISKLTLLETAELVSSLKSTLNIPDMPMGGFAVAPAAAPAVVEEVEEAAPAAAEKTLFTLKLEAFDAGAKAKIIKEVKGLLGLSLVDSKKFVESAPKMMKENVVKEEAEKIIATMKELGATVVME, encoded by the exons ATGGCCATGTCTTGCCGGTACGCGGCACGAAGCTGCGCTCGTCAACTGCGGTCCGCCAAGCTGGCGAGAGCGCCTTCACAGATGGCTCGAGTtgcggcgacgccgaggcgatTCAACTCGACTGAAGCCGATGGCGCGACGAATCCCAAGATTGCTCAGATTGTGGACCAGATCAGCAAACTGACATTGCTGGAAACGGCAGAGCTCGTCTCTAGCCTCAAG AGCACACTCAACATTCCCGACATGCCCATGggcggcttcgccgtcgcccccgCGGCCGCCCCCGCGGTCGTGGAAGAGGTGGAAGAAGCCGCGCCAGCTGCTGCCGAGAAGACCCTATTCACCCTGAAGCTCGAGGCTTTCGACGCCGGGGCCAAGGCTAAGATCATCAAGGAGGTCAAGGGCCTACTTGGCCTGAGTCTCGTGGACAGCAAAAAGTTTGTCGAGAGCGCGCCCAAGATGATGAAGGAGAACGTTgtcaaggaggaggccgagaagatCATTGCGACGATGAAAGAGCTAGGTGCTACCGTTGTCATGGAATAA